The Aedes aegypti strain LVP_AGWG chromosome 3, AaegL5.0 Primary Assembly, whole genome shotgun sequence genome contains a region encoding:
- the LOC5570366 gene encoding uncharacterized protein LOC5570366 encodes MLPKAILATVLLCSAVVLCNAQNTDSCPPPLKHYSELGCKPIQDEGHKCPNRYECPTLTDRDGGKCYFNGNVYDIASSLSKADQELVSCSPACHCNNRTTPASFVCAQIDCPEFFGRDESCVYQYTSGDCCSSSKVCGEEAEKLDVCYMDGEQYKEGQKMYPKDESCYSCRCQKGFDNSTIVGNPNCQEFTCGIEIHNSDSVMEGCIPVYFGTDRCCPISWRCPGDNDTVIVEGRLDVDEPVDPKMQCTFGELKLNFGDSLSSDDKCVSCKCTVPPMPHCIQNRDC; translated from the exons ATGTTACCCAAGGCTATTTTAGCAACAGTGCTGCTGTGCTCTGCGGTTGTGCTCTGTAACG CGCAAAATACTGATTCTTGCCCGCCGCCCCTGAAGCACTACTCAGAATTGGGATGCAAACCAATTCAAGATGAAGGCCACAAGTGCCCAAATAG GTATGAATGTCCAACGCTTACCGATCGTGATGGCGGGAAGTGCTATTTCAATGGAAACGTATACGACATTGCTTCATCGTTGTCGAAAGCGGACCAAGAGCTAGTTTCCTGTTCTCCTGCTTGCCATTGTAACAA TCGCACAACGCCGGCATCTTTTGTTTGTGCTCAAATCGATTGCCCGGAATTTTTCGGTCGGGACGAGTCTTGTGTTTATCAGTACACTTCTGGCGATTGTTGTTCATCGAGCAAAGTTTGCGGCGAGGAAGCCGAAAAGCTCGATGTTTGTTACATGGATGGAGAGCAGTATAAAGAGGGCCAAAAAATGTACCCTAAGGATGAAAGTTGCTACTCCTGTCGCTGTCAGAAGGGTTTTGATAACAGCACCATTGTAGGTAACCCCAATTGCCAAGAGTTTACTTGTGGTATTGAGATACACAACAGTGACAGCGTGATGGAAGGTTGCATTCCAGTTTACTTCGGTACTGATCGCTGCTGTCCAATATCGTGGAGATGCC CTGGCGACAATGATACTGTGATCGTTGAAGGACGCCTTGACGTTGATGAACCTGTGGATCCAAAAATGCAGTGCACATTTGGCGAACTGAAGTTAAATTTCGGTGATTCTCTATCGTCAGATGATAAATGCGTTTCGTGCAAATGCACCGTTCCTCCCATGCCGCACTGTATCCAAAATAGAGACTGTTAA
- the LOC110679054 gene encoding uncharacterized protein LOC110679054 — protein MKRSFVLISLASIISFILACDHPTKHYSSMGCTPNALDPETGCPLSYNCPNLSNRQDNQCHLNGKTYNIGETVPSEETSSSCIALASCNRIVENQPSKFIYAHIDCAEFFRPRKPGCVLQYKPASCCSSKEVCGKNKTRLVTCTIGETTFYEGERMQIPGKPCQTCICTADFNLAQTDSNEYCYEDKCSFEIFADEKLYGGAAPVFKQGFCCPWTWRMPKVTDKLALSSKVVDKSDQKCVYGSLTLEIGEFLEPINENGDVVNCKCAIPPLVHCSMGSADS, from the exons ATGAAGCGATCATTTGTATTGATAAGCCTCGCAAGCATCA TTTCGTTTATACTGGCATGTGATCATCCCACTAAGCATTACTCCAGCATGGGATGCACTCCCAACGCACTGGATCCAGAGACAGGATGCCCTTTGAGCTACAACTGTCCGAATTTATCTAACCGCCAAGACAACCAATGTCATCTGAACGGAAAGACTTATAACATCGGTGAAACAGTCCCTTCAGaggaaacttcttcttcttgcatAGCTCTTGCAAGCTGCAATCG TATCGTCGAAAATCAGCCTTCAAAGTTCATCTATGCCCACATCGACTGCGCTGAATTTTTCCGTCCGCGTAAACCGGGTTGTGTCTTACAATATAAACCGGCCAGCTGCTGTTCATCAAAAGAAGTTTGTGGTAAAAACAAAACTCGATTAGTCACATGTACTATCGGGGAGACAACGTTCTATGAAGGCGAACGAATGCAAATTCCAGGAAAACCCTGCCAAACTTGTATTTGCACAGCTGATTTTAACCTGGCCCAAACTGATAGTAATGAGTACTGCTACGAAGATAAATGTAGCTTTGAAATATTTGCGGATGAAAAACTCTATGGTGGAGCCGCGCCGGTATTCAAACAAGGCTTCTGTTGCCCCTGGACTTGGAGAATGC CAAAAGTTACGGACAAGCTGGCACTAAGTTCTAAGGTTGTGGACAAATCAGATCAAAAGTGCGTTTATGGAAGTCTTACATTGGAAATCGGTGAATTTTTGGAACCCATCAACGAAAATGGTGACGTTGTCAATTGCAAGTGTGCAATTCCACCTTTGGTGCATTGTAGTATGGGGTCTGCGGATTCTTGA
- the LOC5570373 gene encoding uncharacterized protein LOC5570373 has product MIFVSYSLSTKGRQMILLTLLGLFILGNNVYGCNIPTRHYTTMKCVPMEINKSGCPSRFECPSLTNHDNSKCYFNGKTYVLNEQVPQELVSPYCSALCYCRSGSPFAQFRCTHIDCAEFFHRFDYENCIRTYKPNSCCSSGSVCGDDKKKLAECTTNDESYLAGQRMHPSSDKCLTCICHSGFNETNITNDPNCYESICGFELFYAKHVYNGGAPVYYGDRCCPWEWRMPKDSDRLANDKTNEKVKDSTLQCKYGKLTMSVGDSLVPEVTDQYTYKCSCQIPPLAQCTMTKNNKE; this is encoded by the exons atgatatttgtaaGCTATTCGTTATCAACAAAAGGAAGGCAAATGATCCTTTTAACATTATTAGGATTGTTTATATTGG GGAACAATGTCTACGGATGTAATATACCCACCAGGCATTACACAACCATGAAATGTGTCCCCATGGAAATCAACAAGTCAGGTTGTCCATCTAG ATTCGAGTGCCCAAGTTTGACCAATCATGACAACTCCAAGTGTTATTTCAATGGTAAAACGTATGTTCTTAACGAACAGGTTCCACAGGAGTTAGTAAGCCCATATTGTTCGGCCCTGTGTTACTGCAGAAG TGGTTCCCCATTTGCTCAGTTTCGATGTACACATATAGATTGCGCCGAGTTCTTCCACCGTTTCGATTATGAGAACTGTATTCGCACATACAAGCCCAATAGCTGTTGCTCTTCGGGTTCAGTCTGTGGAGATGATAAGAAAAAACTGGCCGAATGCACCACCAATGATGAATCATACTTAGCAGGGCAACGAATGCATCCTTCTTCAGATAAATGCTTAACATGTATTTGCCACTCAGGTTTCAATGAAACAAACATTACGAACGATCCAAACTGCTACGAATCGATTTGCGGATTTGAGTTGTTCTATGCCAAGCATGTCTATAATGGTGGAGCTCCAGTATATTATGGAGATCGTTGCTGCCCGTGGGAGTGGAGGATGC CCAAGGACTCAGACCGGTTGGCGAATGACAAAACCAATGAGAAGGTTAAAGATTCCACTCTTCAATGCAAGTACGGCAAATTGACAATGAGCGTGGGTGATTCGTTAGTGCCAGAAGTAACGGATCAATACACATACAAATGCTCTTGTCAAATCCCACCTTTGGCGCAGTGCACAATGACGAAGAACAATAAAGAataa